The Candidatus Zixiibacteriota bacterium genome includes a window with the following:
- a CDS encoding GNAT family N-acetyltransferase, with protein sequence MDKLRELLDKYDSLDQAAHKEAAAEILARAESLIAKGADQVDPDLWHYYLDVTGRHVFVDCLSEREARYRWAETTFKAIAASNYGPLQMFEQRVRRHPDHTLFQDMSTQPPAMLSYKLIADRLRSIASALYHITPEPRVAIFSENCVDGACTDLACLFYDILVTPINVHTDPESLAWMFDLLKINIVVTDGEIRYQRLLKARAKCNDSFKILTMTPNTGMSEAQSLTEATLAVAPSEGRELLKNRRRRPLDEVATVMFTSGSTGRPKGVSFSLYNLITKRFARSAALPQVGDNEVLLCYLPLFHTFGRFFEMMGAIYWSGTYVFPGNPSSETLMALLKQVNPTGLISVPIRWVQIHERCEQHMSSATSLEGQNDLFREVVGGRLRWGLSAAGYLAPAVFKFFNRYGVSLCSGFGMTEATGGITMTPPGDIPDNSIGIPLPGVKARLSKKGELSIAGPYIARYYDDAPVGGTIPIDPKPEDEPWIATGDLFHRLENGHYEIVDRLKDIYKNSRGQTIAPRKVEKKLEGVAGVKRSFLVGDAREFNVLLIVPDLADPVVVGFQDQVALRDYYHQIVTNANTDLAPFERVINFAVLDRDFDVDKEELTPKGSFRRKVIEKNFETVIGELYQSKYVELYWQGYTIRIPRWFHRDISVLEDDIIVDSEGLTAAGRPVGLRLAKTAENRVVIGDLSYELTGRMIDLGLMARQPLLWIGNPSLIAFGPCREGWDLPPEPFSGQVQIPDRAEISAESLLNLPSRPVRDQELAVVNQLILQAQFGPVESASWAVTNLGRALEESDERVARVIRRRLEGLAYHPEFKIRSLAYRTLLLDEPSPDYGRVLPSFIESGLAFLDEDSIREVAQSNLKHRRLQALRQRMYTYRTQLTWPASEVTRHQFEHMLALLANFARVHPEYYNTARAELAGWILHKDDPRLATFAEVCFAELSHDYEKQLLKKLPSFSEEVWDAKIEFGEELTASEKYVLRQVLVGTGFLEESIILAFDEHEFDLGDVPDKGIWISRIISRRHYLRYRVSVNASSGKHYDLQLIINEDVTDARVLETIYWLMSISSYPYGSPVLPRLGCCRLELNARSLVYQGELTVWEKIRELSSQEHRTDHQSGRWRKLFIEALGTYFKGWLVSGRRIVTGAVTPENVMVPEQDFRQGAAVQSITGWRPYENTLSLIRPMVQNFFRRTEAHYPWYRSILNTDWIFDACVEKLGLEEGQKFLTQLREDLHREVLSHDQDNFCKRLDDYLIKLSSVYYVSLPLQNAIDRYHEWDKINPSASPQAREQITIELLRLYRLDRLPEIARYHLYRHTYFAKAEGNVREAFDTLLRKMFKKTTTPAIQLIELSDLQSTIEDLFDRQVFSQLIFPKAQKTRQMDILTVGDSEHKHVILRTSYADQHGEVYTFREPIEPAEIGQLYRLFFKEGYPKTVTERDRFLVVADAQEQLVGGLCYRFEGDDVVHLDGSVIAPPVMGRGIGSALVEDFCNRMANQGMRVVKTHFFLRRFYMSRGFVVDKRWGALVRFLKPSEEAE encoded by the coding sequence ATGGACAAACTCAGAGAGCTTCTGGATAAATATGATTCCCTCGATCAGGCGGCTCATAAGGAAGCAGCAGCCGAGATACTAGCACGGGCCGAAAGTCTTATTGCCAAAGGAGCCGATCAGGTCGATCCGGATCTCTGGCATTATTATCTCGATGTTACCGGGCGGCATGTTTTTGTCGATTGTTTGTCGGAACGTGAGGCGCGGTATCGCTGGGCCGAAACGACTTTCAAAGCCATCGCCGCTTCGAATTACGGACCGCTTCAGATGTTCGAACAACGGGTGCGCCGTCATCCGGATCATACGCTTTTCCAGGACATGTCCACCCAGCCTCCGGCTATGCTCAGTTATAAGCTGATTGCCGATCGGTTGCGTTCGATTGCCTCGGCCCTTTATCATATCACTCCCGAGCCAAGAGTAGCGATTTTTTCGGAGAATTGTGTCGACGGCGCCTGCACCGATTTGGCCTGCTTGTTCTATGATATTCTGGTAACGCCGATCAATGTTCATACCGACCCGGAGTCGCTGGCCTGGATGTTCGATCTGCTGAAGATCAACATCGTCGTAACCGACGGCGAGATACGTTATCAACGTCTGCTCAAGGCTCGCGCCAAATGTAACGATAGCTTCAAGATCCTGACTATGACACCCAACACCGGTATGTCTGAGGCACAGTCGCTGACCGAAGCCACCCTGGCTGTCGCTCCCAGTGAGGGGCGTGAACTGCTCAAAAATCGCCGGCGTCGACCGCTCGATGAAGTTGCCACGGTGATGTTCACTTCCGGCAGCACCGGTCGTCCCAAGGGTGTTTCGTTTTCGCTCTATAATCTGATTACCAAGCGTTTCGCGCGCAGCGCCGCATTACCGCAAGTGGGAGACAATGAAGTTCTTCTTTGTTATCTGCCGTTGTTTCATACTTTCGGGCGGTTTTTCGAGATGATGGGGGCGATCTATTGGAGTGGAACTTATGTCTTCCCCGGCAATCCGTCTTCGGAAACACTCATGGCGCTGCTCAAACAGGTCAATCCGACCGGTTTGATCTCGGTCCCTATCCGCTGGGTTCAGATTCACGAACGATGCGAACAACACATGTCCTCGGCTACCTCACTCGAGGGGCAGAACGATCTTTTCCGTGAAGTAGTGGGAGGCCGCCTTCGCTGGGGGCTTTCTGCCGCCGGGTATCTGGCTCCGGCCGTGTTCAAGTTTTTCAATCGTTATGGGGTGAGTCTCTGCAGCGGTTTCGGTATGACCGAAGCGACCGGCGGCATCACCATGACTCCCCCCGGCGATATTCCGGATAACTCGATAGGCATCCCACTGCCGGGAGTCAAAGCACGCCTGAGCAAAAAAGGGGAGTTGAGCATAGCCGGGCCGTATATCGCTCGTTATTACGACGATGCTCCGGTGGGAGGGACGATACCGATCGATCCGAAACCGGAGGATGAGCCCTGGATTGCGACCGGAGACCTTTTCCATCGGCTGGAAAACGGCCATTATGAAATTGTCGATCGCCTCAAGGATATCTACAAGAACAGTCGGGGACAAACGATTGCGCCACGCAAAGTCGAAAAGAAACTCGAGGGAGTAGCCGGAGTCAAAAGGTCGTTTCTGGTGGGGGATGCTCGCGAGTTCAACGTGCTGTTGATCGTTCCCGATCTCGCGGACCCGGTGGTGGTTGGATTCCAGGACCAGGTTGCCCTGCGCGACTATTATCATCAGATCGTGACCAATGCCAACACCGATCTGGCGCCGTTCGAGCGGGTGATTAATTTTGCCGTACTCGATCGCGATTTCGATGTCGATAAGGAAGAACTTACCCCCAAAGGCTCGTTCCGCCGGAAAGTGATCGAGAAAAATTTCGAGACGGTGATCGGCGAGCTGTATCAAAGCAAGTATGTTGAGCTGTACTGGCAGGGTTACACGATTCGTATTCCGCGCTGGTTCCACCGGGACATCAGCGTGCTGGAGGATGACATCATTGTCGACAGCGAAGGGCTTACCGCAGCAGGACGTCCGGTCGGACTGCGGCTGGCCAAGACGGCTGAAAATCGGGTGGTTATCGGAGATCTCAGCTATGAGCTTACGGGGCGGATGATTGATCTCGGTCTCATGGCGCGACAACCGCTGCTCTGGATCGGAAATCCTTCTTTGATTGCGTTCGGACCCTGTCGCGAAGGATGGGACCTGCCGCCGGAGCCGTTCTCCGGACAGGTGCAAATACCCGATCGTGCGGAGATTTCGGCAGAATCGCTCCTGAATCTCCCGTCGCGACCGGTGCGTGATCAGGAACTGGCGGTGGTCAACCAATTGATTCTCCAGGCGCAGTTCGGGCCGGTCGAATCGGCTTCATGGGCTGTAACCAATCTCGGTCGAGCGCTGGAGGAGTCGGACGAGCGAGTGGCGCGGGTGATCCGTCGTCGTCTCGAAGGCCTCGCTTATCATCCGGAATTCAAGATCAGATCGCTGGCTTATCGCACGCTGTTGCTGGATGAACCTTCTCCCGACTACGGCCGGGTGTTGCCTTCATTCATTGAATCCGGACTGGCTTTCCTCGACGAGGACTCGATCCGCGAGGTGGCTCAATCGAACTTGAAGCATCGTCGCCTCCAGGCGTTGCGTCAGCGCATGTATACTTATCGCACACAACTGACCTGGCCGGCATCCGAGGTAACCCGCCACCAATTCGAGCACATGCTGGCTCTGCTGGCCAACTTCGCGCGGGTTCATCCGGAATACTACAACACCGCTCGCGCTGAACTGGCCGGATGGATTCTTCATAAGGACGATCCCAGACTGGCCACCTTTGCCGAGGTCTGTTTTGCCGAATTGTCGCACGACTACGAAAAACAACTGCTGAAAAAACTCCCCAGTTTCTCGGAAGAAGTCTGGGATGCGAAAATAGAGTTCGGTGAAGAACTCACGGCCTCAGAGAAATACGTATTGCGCCAGGTGCTGGTAGGAACCGGTTTTCTCGAAGAGTCGATCATTCTGGCGTTCGATGAACACGAGTTCGATCTGGGAGATGTGCCCGACAAGGGGATCTGGATATCGCGAATTATATCGCGGCGTCATTATCTCCGCTATCGGGTGAGTGTCAACGCCTCAAGCGGCAAGCATTACGATCTGCAGTTGATCATCAACGAAGATGTCACCGATGCCCGCGTGCTCGAAACGATCTACTGGTTGATGTCAATCTCAAGCTATCCATACGGTTCTCCGGTGCTGCCGCGCCTGGGATGCTGTCGTCTCGAATTGAATGCCCGCTCGCTGGTTTATCAGGGCGAGTTGACCGTTTGGGAGAAGATTCGTGAGTTGTCATCGCAGGAACACCGCACTGATCATCAGAGCGGCCGCTGGCGCAAACTTTTCATCGAGGCGCTTGGTACGTATTTCAAAGGTTGGCTGGTCAGCGGACGGAGGATCGTGACGGGTGCGGTTACTCCGGAAAATGTCATGGTGCCGGAACAGGATTTTCGCCAGGGAGCGGCAGTGCAGTCGATAACCGGCTGGCGGCCCTATGAGAATACACTTTCGCTGATCCGTCCGATGGTCCAGAATTTCTTCCGTCGCACCGAGGCGCATTATCCCTGGTATCGCTCGATCCTGAATACCGATTGGATTTTCGATGCCTGTGTGGAGAAGCTGGGTCTGGAGGAAGGGCAGAAATTTTTGACACAACTGCGCGAGGACCTGCACCGCGAGGTGCTGTCGCACGATCAGGATAACTTCTGCAAGAGGCTTGATGATTACCTGATCAAGCTATCATCGGTTTATTATGTATCGTTGCCGCTTCAAAACGCGATTGATCGTTACCATGAATGGGATAAAATCAATCCAAGCGCCTCACCTCAGGCCCGCGAGCAGATTACTATCGAGCTGTTACGGTTGTATCGGCTGGATCGCCTTCCCGAGATTGCTCGCTATCATCTCTATCGACACACTTATTTTGCCAAGGCCGAAGGCAATGTTCGGGAGGCTTTCGATACTCTCCTGCGCAAAATGTTCAAGAAAACGACCACCCCCGCAATTCAATTGATTGAGTTGTCTGATTTACAATCGACGATTGAAGATCTTTTCGATCGACAAGTTTTCAGCCAGTTGATTTTCCCGAAAGCCCAGAAGACGCGTCAGATGGATATCCTGACGGTCGGCGATTCCGAGCATAAGCATGTTATTCTACGCACCAGTTATGCCGATCAACACGGCGAGGTGTACACCTTCCGCGAACCGATCGAACCGGCCGAGATTGGCCAGCTTTATCGGTTATTTTTCAAAGAAGGTTATCCCAAGACCGTCACCGAGCGAGATCGGTTTTTGGTTGTGGCCGATGCTCAGGAGCAACTGGTCGGCGGGCTTTGCTATCGTTTTGAGGGAGACGATGTGGTCCACCTCGATGGTTCAGTGATCGCTCCGCCGGTGATGGGGCGGGGAATCGGCTCGGCGTTGGTGGAAGATTTTTGTAACCGCATGGCCAACCAGGGTATGCGGGTGGTCAAGACGCATTTCTTCCTGAGAAGATTTTACATGTCACGCGGTTTTGTCGTCGACAAACGCTGGGGTGCGCTGGTGCGATTCCTCAAGCCCTCTGAGGAAGCGGAGTAG
- a CDS encoding HDOD domain-containing protein, with translation MTHAIPQEMQARLGKFSKLPSVPQIVVKIRQVSEDPKASAADLANCILSDHQLTTRILRTANSTYYGSFAGKINTVTHAIVLVGFRAVHNIAISMAVYEVVNHVSDKTSFDRVGFWTRSLASGVIAKYIAHEIRQEKLIEVAFIAGFLHDIGQAVLAALYPEKYEKISQLNPDSSNVWETERVIIGTDHCEVGGYMAEKWNLPRGLVRAIKDHHRTDLMPEERSSHLVVDLVYLSDLIRPFVMASADPESAEYREVIAKARRLVNISDEAMVNLLVECRRQVAEIAQDLQIDIQSELEPNANTNAILAEMQQQLTAQDVQLAFLRNATGALLEARKQDEILQVVCEAVYRGLQMGRVAVFEYDPRKSLFTGNVGFGFESQQTVQALQFTAREGFFQQILNEGRPLFYDGEGSTVPVTSDELKRLNSNEFIAVPITILDEVRFVVFIDATEPHLPVDDNLLASIMSLANQAAVVLERNLLRAKLGRS, from the coding sequence ATGACTCATGCTATTCCGCAGGAGATGCAGGCCAGGCTTGGGAAGTTTTCGAAGCTGCCTTCGGTGCCCCAGATCGTGGTCAAGATTCGACAGGTATCCGAGGATCCCAAAGCCTCTGCCGCCGACCTGGCCAATTGCATTCTTTCCGATCATCAATTGACAACCCGCATTCTCCGCACGGCAAACTCGACCTATTACGGTTCGTTTGCCGGGAAGATCAACACCGTCACACACGCCATCGTGTTGGTTGGTTTTCGCGCGGTGCATAATATCGCGATTTCGATGGCGGTTTACGAGGTGGTGAACCATGTCTCCGACAAGACGTCGTTTGACCGGGTTGGATTCTGGACTCGCTCGCTCGCCTCGGGAGTGATAGCGAAATATATCGCTCACGAAATACGGCAGGAAAAACTGATCGAGGTGGCTTTCATTGCCGGTTTCCTGCATGATATCGGTCAGGCGGTGCTGGCGGCGTTGTACCCGGAAAAATACGAGAAGATATCGCAACTGAATCCCGATTCCTCCAACGTCTGGGAAACCGAGCGGGTGATTATCGGTACCGACCACTGTGAAGTCGGCGGCTATATGGCCGAAAAATGGAATCTGCCGCGCGGACTGGTCCGAGCTATCAAGGATCACCATCGCACCGATCTCATGCCGGAGGAGCGTTCGAGTCATCTGGTGGTCGATTTAGTTTACCTGTCCGATTTAATTCGACCGTTCGTTATGGCTTCGGCCGATCCCGAATCAGCCGAATATCGTGAAGTGATTGCCAAAGCTCGCCGGTTGGTCAATATATCCGATGAAGCTATGGTGAACCTGTTGGTAGAATGCCGCAGGCAGGTAGCGGAAATAGCTCAGGATCTTCAGATCGACATTCAAAGCGAACTGGAACCCAATGCCAACACCAACGCCATCCTTGCCGAAATGCAACAGCAGCTTACGGCTCAGGACGTACAACTGGCCTTTCTGCGTAATGCCACCGGCGCTTTGCTTGAAGCCAGAAAGCAGGATGAGATTCTTCAGGTTGTATGTGAAGCCGTATATCGAGGGCTCCAAATGGGACGGGTGGCGGTATTCGAATATGATCCCCGGAAATCGCTGTTCACCGGCAATGTCGGATTCGGTTTCGAATCGCAGCAGACCGTCCAGGCGTTGCAGTTCACGGCCCGGGAAGGATTTTTCCAGCAAATCCTGAACGAGGGCCGTCCATTGTTTTATGATGGAGAGGGATCAACCGTCCCGGTTACGTCGGATGAGTTGAAGCGTTTGAACAGCAACGAGTTCATTGCCGTACCGATAACCATTCTCGACGAAGTCAGATTCGTAGTTTTTATCGATGCCACCGAACCGCATCTGCCCGTCGACGACAACCTCCTTGCTTCGATTATGTCGTTGGCCAACCAGGCGGCGGTAGTCCTGGAACGAAATCTTCTCAGAGCCAAACTCGGTCGGTCATAA
- a CDS encoding methyltransferase domain-containing protein: protein MAEDKQDKIEWSKGRHREALIQQRKFMWPEDSVEKLAAWFELSPGMILADIGCGLGYIGLTYFKFFGQGGEYLGIDNNETLLHEAEEISKDWAIGGTARFMKADACSLPLADESVDVAACQTLLMHLPEPERALKEMIRIVKPGGLIICFEPDNLSNMLIEGNNSFPEQPLEVKLFLRKISFLTYEGRKKLSKGDLQIGSKIPLIMSQLGLTDIGIRNCDRVGMVIPPYEGEEQQHRIKNIRQHMGREHHEEELAEMEAEFEAGGGDPEEFRRYREIVEEIRCVAREQLDRDEFWAVMPPLFYAIKGRKASSR from the coding sequence ATGGCCGAGGACAAACAGGACAAAATCGAATGGTCGAAGGGACGCCATCGTGAGGCACTGATCCAGCAGCGCAAGTTCATGTGGCCGGAGGATTCGGTTGAAAAGCTGGCCGCCTGGTTCGAGTTGAGCCCCGGCATGATATTGGCGGACATTGGTTGCGGTCTTGGCTATATCGGATTGACTTATTTCAAATTCTTCGGACAAGGCGGGGAGTATCTCGGTATCGACAACAACGAGACTCTTCTGCATGAGGCCGAGGAAATCTCGAAAGACTGGGCAATCGGCGGCACGGCTCGATTCATGAAAGCCGATGCCTGCTCGCTACCGTTGGCGGATGAGTCGGTCGATGTGGCCGCTTGTCAGACTTTGTTGATGCATCTGCCCGAACCGGAGCGGGCGCTGAAGGAGATGATCCGGATCGTGAAGCCGGGCGGGTTGATAATCTGTTTCGAACCGGACAATCTCTCGAATATGCTGATAGAGGGGAACAACTCCTTCCCGGAGCAACCGCTCGAGGTAAAGCTGTTCTTGCGTAAGATTTCCTTTTTGACCTACGAGGGACGAAAAAAACTCAGCAAGGGAGATCTTCAAATTGGGTCGAAAATCCCTCTTATAATGTCGCAACTTGGCTTGACCGATATCGGCATTCGCAACTGTGATCGGGTGGGGATGGTTATCCCGCCGTACGAGGGAGAGGAACAGCAACATCGAATTAAGAACATTCGGCAGCACATGGGAAGGGAACACCATGAGGAGGAGCTGGCCGAGATGGAGGCGGAGTTCGAGGCGGGCGGCGGTGATCCTGAAGAATTCCGGCGGTATCGTGAAATCGTGGAGGAGATTCGCTGCGTGGCCAGGGAACAGCTAGATCGGGACGAGTTCTGGGCAGTCATGCCACCGTTGTTCTACGCTATCAAAGGGCGGAAGGCGAGTAGTAGATAG
- a CDS encoding response regulator has protein sequence MSTDNSDPDIPRRLAIHRGPENEIHSRQSASSSRILKILLIEDEESHAALALEGFAVQSERFQVEVVSSLAQARSSLTEFNPDLVICDLMLPDGRATDFLSGSDIAYRLPVVVMTSQGTEQAAVEILKLGAINYVVKSVATLTGLYRVADDAMQEWNTKFVCRGPAGGHIDCALKGQMDRLRQDVQMTRGELQTQRLINRSLQQQVVHLRTTLELANLAAAWIDSDGQVVFVSDKMLDRLGPEVDAARISDVENLSPDLNLMHWPDQWEKLRHYRILAVKLTLGSRKEKVSATASLISTELGEFCFLQITDRPTVLEEQPAISGGRVVAVETN, from the coding sequence ATGTCGACCGATAACAGCGATCCGGATATACCCCGGCGGCTGGCAATCCATCGGGGACCAGAGAACGAAATTCACTCGCGGCAGAGCGCAAGTTCCAGCCGCATTCTTAAAATTCTGCTCATTGAAGACGAAGAATCCCATGCTGCGCTGGCGCTTGAGGGATTTGCCGTTCAATCCGAACGTTTTCAAGTTGAAGTAGTCTCCAGTCTGGCGCAGGCGAGATCATCCCTGACCGAGTTCAATCCCGATCTGGTGATTTGTGATCTGATGCTTCCCGATGGCCGCGCCACTGATTTTTTGTCCGGTTCCGATATAGCCTATCGCTTGCCGGTTGTGGTGATGACCAGTCAGGGAACCGAACAGGCAGCGGTTGAGATCCTGAAACTCGGCGCGATTAACTATGTGGTGAAATCGGTTGCCACTCTGACCGGTCTTTACCGTGTAGCCGACGATGCTATGCAGGAGTGGAATACCAAATTCGTATGTCGCGGTCCGGCCGGAGGGCACATTGACTGTGCTCTTAAGGGACAAATGGATCGCTTGCGTCAGGATGTTCAGATGACTCGCGGTGAACTTCAGACACAGCGACTGATCAACCGTTCGCTGCAACAGCAGGTGGTGCACCTGCGAACAACGCTGGAACTGGCAAATCTGGCGGCAGCCTGGATCGATTCCGACGGCCAGGTCGTGTTCGTGAGCGATAAAATGCTTGATCGGCTCGGTCCGGAAGTCGACGCCGCCAGAATCAGTGATGTCGAGAATCTAAGCCCGGATCTGAACCTCATGCACTGGCCCGATCAATGGGAGAAGTTACGTCATTACCGCATCCTGGCGGTCAAACTGACGCTGGGGAGTCGTAAGGAGAAAGTATCGGCGACGGCATCGCTAATTTCGACTGAGTTGGGAGAGTTCTGTTTCCTTCAAATAACCGACCGTCCAACTGTTCTTGAGGAACAACCAGCGATATCCGGCGGACGAGTAGTTGCGGTGGAAACAAACTGA
- a CDS encoding DUF3524 domain-containing protein translates to MNLLAFEPYYGGSHQAFIDGWIKHSQHNFTLLTLPATKWKWRMRHAAITLAEQAAHLVDQGAKFDLIFCTDMINLAELKGLLPPLLQQVPTLLYFHENQLTYPDPNSSEKDFHFGFTNIVSGIAADAIWFNSEFHRRVFLDAAAAFVRRMPDCEPTRPVAQLETRAAIQSPGIEPLNPPPKRIPGPLRILWAARWEHDKNPALFLQAMERLRKADTPFRLNVIGQTFESQPEVFEQIREKLADHIDHWGFIESRREYEQILAESDVFVSTANHEFFGIAAVEAIAAGCIPLLPNRLAYPELLVDLSETERAFCLYDGSSEQLTERLKQLAEVKTNDINLPLNAARLSEIMRRFSWSRRASEMDAALEFLQR, encoded by the coding sequence ATGAACCTCCTTGCCTTTGAGCCGTACTACGGGGGGAGCCATCAGGCCTTTATCGACGGCTGGATCAAACACAGCCAACACAACTTCACCCTGCTCACGCTTCCGGCCACGAAATGGAAATGGCGCATGCGCCATGCTGCCATCACACTGGCCGAACAAGCAGCGCATCTAGTCGATCAGGGCGCCAAGTTCGACCTGATTTTCTGCACCGACATGATCAATTTAGCCGAACTCAAAGGTCTCCTGCCGCCGTTGTTACAGCAGGTCCCGACCCTGCTGTATTTCCACGAAAACCAACTCACCTATCCGGACCCGAATTCTTCGGAGAAAGATTTTCATTTCGGTTTTACCAACATCGTAAGTGGTATCGCCGCCGATGCGATCTGGTTCAACTCGGAATTTCATCGACGGGTGTTTCTCGATGCCGCCGCAGCGTTCGTACGGCGCATGCCCGACTGTGAGCCGACTAGACCGGTGGCACAACTTGAAACCAGGGCAGCGATTCAGTCGCCGGGTATCGAACCGCTCAATCCACCGCCGAAACGCATTCCCGGACCGTTGCGGATTCTCTGGGCCGCCCGCTGGGAACACGACAAAAACCCCGCTCTTTTTCTTCAAGCCATGGAGAGGCTCAGGAAGGCCGATACACCTTTCCGCCTCAACGTAATCGGGCAGACGTTCGAAAGTCAGCCGGAGGTGTTTGAACAAATCCGGGAGAAGCTGGCCGATCACATTGATCACTGGGGATTTATCGAATCACGCCGGGAGTACGAACAAATTCTGGCCGAATCGGATGTTTTCGTATCTACCGCCAATCATGAATTTTTCGGGATCGCTGCGGTGGAAGCAATCGCCGCCGGTTGCATCCCGCTTCTACCGAATCGACTGGCTTATCCGGAACTGCTGGTTGATTTGTCCGAAACGGAGCGAGCCTTCTGTCTTTATGATGGCTCAAGCGAACAGTTGACCGAACGTCTGAAACAATTGGCTGAAGTCAAAACCAACGATATAAACCTACCGCTTAATGCCGCACGTCTCTCAGAGATAATGAGACGATTCTCCTGGTCCCGACGCGCTTCCGAAATGGATGCCGCACTTGAATTTTTACAACGCTGA
- the ettA gene encoding energy-dependent translational throttle protein EttA, translated as MADKYIFTMLRLNKFYGQKQVLRDINLCFYPGAKIGIVGENGSGKSTVLKIMAGLDDNFQGQAFITPGYRAGIVQQEPVLDDSLTVKQTISLAFGELSRMLDEYNQLAESMAEPMDDDAMQKAMDRMGELQDKLDTADAWNLDQMINKASDALCLPDDDRIVGTLSGGERRRVALCKALLEKPDLLLLDEPTNHLDAETVVWLEEQLKEYPGTVIIVTHDRYFLDNITRWILELDGGHGVPWEGNYSSWLEQKLAKLAEQEKDDSARAKALQRELQWIKMSNKDRHQMARSRIAEYEQLVARESAAGKRDEAVIRIAPGPPLGDKVIEVRDLFKKYDKAELIKEAEFSVPKSAVVGLVGPNGTGKTTLLRMLIGEEQPDNGQIDLGSTVQFGYVDQERTGLSGDTPLVEAIADGASEIPVGTRTVPVRQYLSWFGFRGADQQKKVSDFSGGERNRCNLARTLKLGGNVLLLDEPTNDLDVNTLRMLEEAIHHFSGCVLVVSHDRFFLDRICTHLLVFEGEGKVRWFEGNFQQYEKWRMDNLGDKLYENRRLRYRRLT; from the coding sequence ATGGCTGATAAATACATTTTCACGATGCTTCGCCTGAATAAGTTCTACGGGCAGAAGCAGGTGCTTAGGGACATCAACCTCTGTTTTTATCCGGGAGCCAAAATCGGAATCGTGGGTGAAAACGGCTCAGGCAAGTCAACGGTGTTGAAAATCATGGCCGGGCTCGATGATAATTTCCAGGGGCAGGCGTTTATCACGCCGGGATATCGAGCCGGAATCGTACAGCAGGAACCGGTGCTCGACGACAGCCTGACGGTCAAGCAAACCATCAGTCTTGCGTTCGGTGAATTGTCACGGATGCTCGATGAATACAACCAGCTCGCCGAGAGTATGGCTGAACCAATGGACGACGACGCCATGCAGAAAGCGATGGATCGCATGGGCGAGCTTCAGGACAAGCTCGATACCGCCGATGCCTGGAATCTTGATCAGATGATCAACAAGGCTTCCGATGCGCTCTGTTTGCCCGATGACGATCGCATTGTCGGCACTCTCTCCGGGGGCGAGCGACGACGCGTGGCCCTTTGCAAAGCCCTCCTGGAGAAGCCCGACCTGCTGTTGCTCGATGAGCCGACCAACCATCTCGATGCCGAGACGGTGGTCTGGCTTGAGGAACAGCTCAAGGAATACCCCGGGACGGTTATTATAGTTACTCACGACCGCTATTTTCTCGATAACATCACGCGCTGGATTCTGGAGCTGGACGGCGGTCACGGTGTCCCGTGGGAGGGTAATTACAGTTCCTGGCTGGAGCAGAAGCTGGCCAAACTGGCCGAGCAGGAAAAAGACGACAGCGCCCGGGCCAAAGCTCTTCAACGCGAGCTGCAATGGATCAAGATGAGCAATAAAGATCGCCATCAGATGGCGCGTTCGCGTATTGCCGAATACGAGCAGTTGGTGGCGCGGGAATCAGCGGCCGGTAAGCGGGATGAAGCGGTAATCCGCATAGCACCCGGCCCGCCGCTCGGGGACAAAGTGATCGAGGTCAGGGACCTGTTCAAGAAGTACGACAAAGCGGAGCTTATTAAAGAGGCCGAATTCTCAGTTCCCAAGTCGGCCGTAGTGGGGCTGGTTGGACCCAATGGAACCGGCAAGACCACTTTACTGCGCATGCTGATCGGTGAAGAGCAGCCTGATAACGGCCAGATCGATTTGGGCAGCACGGTTCAGTTCGGGTATGTCGATCAGGAACGCACCGGATTGTCCGGCGATACCCCGCTGGTCGAGGCCATCGCCGACGGTGCTTCAGAGATACCGGTCGGTACTCGAACCGTGCCGGTGCGGCAATATCTGTCCTGGTTCGGATTCCGTGGGGCGGATCAACAGAAAAAGGTGAGTGATTTTTCGGGTGGTGAGCGCAACCGCTGCAACCTGGCTCGTACCCTCAAGCTCGGAGGGAACGTATTATTGCTCGATGAGCCAACCAACGATCTCGATGTCAACACCTTGCGGATGCTTGAGGAAGCGATTCATCATTTCAGCGGCTGCGTTTTGGTGGTCAGCCACGACCGGTTTTTCCTTGACCGCATCTGCACGCATCTGCTCGTGTTCGAGGGAGAAGGAAAAGTCCGCTGGTTCGAGGGCAATTTCCAGCAGTATGAGAAATGGCGGATGGATAACCTTGGCGATAAACTGTACGAAAATCGCCGTCTGCGTTACCGCCGCCTGACCTGA